CGAATGATCCGGAGCTGCTCCGCTGGGTGCATATCGCCTTCACCGACGCTTTCCTCTCGGCGCACAAGATCTGGGGCAGGCCGATACCGGGCGGTCCGAATGCGTACGTACGTGAGTGGGCGCAGGCGGGCGAGCTGATGGGGGTGGAGTCCCCGCCGCTCAGCGAGGAGGCCATGCGGCGGCAGTTGGACCACTGGTACGACGCCGGCGAACTCCGCTCCGACGACAGGGTCGCCGAGACGGTGGCGTTCATCCGCAATCCACCGCTTCATCCAGTGCTCCGGCCAGGCTACCGGGTGCTGTTCGCGGCCGCCGTGGCCAGCCTCGAACCCAAATACCGTGATCTGCTGGGCCTCCGGACCGCACGGCTGGGTCCCATCCCGCTGCCGGTGCGACTGGCGACGAAGGTGACACTCGGCGTCGTCCATCTTGCCCTGGGCCGGATGGGGCCCAGCGAACAGGCGGCCCGGGACAGGCTCCGCAGGCTGGGCCACCAGGCCTGAGGGGCCAGCCGGGAACAGGTTTCTGGGGCCATTGGGTCCGGTGGCAGGACGCAAAAAGGCCCCGGTCCAAGGGACCGGGGCCAACCGCGGAGAATGGGGGATTTGAACCCCCGAGGGCGTTAACCCAACACGCGTTCCAGGCGTGCGCCATAGGCCGCTAGGCGAATTCTCCAGTAGCTTCTGAATCAAAAGCAGATACTAGAATACCTGAACTTCCCGGCATCGCCCAATTGGCCCTTCAGCCCCCGCCCCGCGGGACATGCCCCACCCTCACCGCGGCCAATGGACATAAGCCCACCGTGCCCACTCCCGGCCGCGGAAAATGGGCGTGTCCCACCGGATTTCCCGGACCCAAAACGCACGATTCGGGGCACACTCAAACGTCGGGTAAACTTGCTGACGGCCCCTCATGTGGCGTCATCCTGTTGAACTCCCCCAGGACCGGAAGGTAGCAAGGGTAAATGGGCTCTGGCGGGTGCATGAGGGGTCTTTTAGGGTTAGCGGCCAAAATGTGTGTATGGCTTGGGCGTGTCACCGGTTTCTTCCGCCCCATCCTTGCTGGATTCCGTTGCCGTCTTCGAAGCTGAAGGCTGTGTCGTAGAGGGCCGGTTGGATGGGCTCCTCCACCTCCTTTGACTCCTTCTTTTGGGGTTGCCAGTGGTGTGGTTTCACGAGGTCCCAAGGGTCCTGGGGTGATTCAGTGTGCTGGTAGAGGTACCAGTCGACGGCGCGTGTGGCGTGGTCTTCGCTGAGGCCGCGGTGGTTCCGCAGAAGGTCTTTGAGGCCTGCGTTGATTCCTCCCTCCAGCGGGCTGGTCGTCCGGGCGATCTGCTGGCCTTCGGTAGCGCTGGTAAGCCAGGTGAAGAGGTGCCCTGCCTTGATGGCAGCGGCCAGGCTTCCCCGTGCCCGGCGCAGGCCCAGATGTGTGTACCACCAGGTCTGTGCCGGTCCGATGTGTGAGGGCCTGGCGCCGGTTTTCTTCGCGTAGGTCCGGTGCTTGAGGAAGCTCTCCCAGCGGGCCTCCCAGGAAGCGAACGCACCGGACCAGGCGGCGGCCTGGTCAAGGTCCGTGACGTGGGTGAGTGCCTTGGCCAGGGCTAGTAGTTCCTTACCGGCATCGAGCTTCGGACGCATCGTCAGATGCGTGCGGATGTTCTGCCGGATATGGAACAGGCACCGTTGAACGTTCGTTTCCGGCCAGTGTTCCCTCAAGGCGCTCTCCAGGCCCTTGTGGCCATCCACGACGGCCACCGCCGGGGCCGGGATCTGCCGCAGAAGCGCAGCCCACGAGGCGTGCTTTTCCCGGTCACACCACTGCCACGCGATGACGTGCTCGCCGGTGTAAGCGACCAGGACGCACCAGCCGTTGAAGTAGGTGCCATCGAGCATGATCACCGGGTGTATTTCCCCGGTCCGCGCGGCCGCCGGGGCGACATTCCAGCACCAGGCACTCCGGCGCCTGAAGGTCCTCTCCGAGCCGGCGTGGGCGCCTTGCCGCTGCTTCCCCGTGATCCAGGAAATGAAGGCCGTGAACTCTGCCCTCTTCGTGACATCAACCCGGGATTGAGTACTCGAAGCACCACACGACCTACACCGCCATCTCGTCCGCCCGGCACTGGTCGAACCGTTCTTCACAAGCTTCTGAGCACATACACCACACCGGGGCTGATTTGATCGAACCGTCACTCCACATGCTTTCAAAGCATGTGCACACCCCTACAACCCGCGCGAACACTGGCAACCAAGCCAATCTCATACACACATTTTGGCCGCTAACCCGTCTTTTATGTCTGTGCCGATTGGTAGGGTTTATCTGTGACTGTTACTACCGCCCTTTACCGCAGATACCGCCCCGATTCGTTCGCGGACGTTATCGGGCAGGAACACGTCACCGAGCCGCTGATGACGGCCCTACGCAAGAACCGCGTGAACCACGCCTACCTCTTTTCAGGCCCCCGCGGCTGCGGAAAAACCACCTCTGCCCGCATCCTGGCGCGCTGCCTGAACTGTGCTGAGGGGCCCACGGACACCCCCTGCGGCAAGTGCGCCAGCTGCGTCGAACTCGCCCGAGGCGGCTCCGGATCCCTCGACGTCATTGAAATCGACGCTGCCAGCCACGGCGGCGTCGACGACGCCCGCGACCTGCGCGAACGGGCCACCTATGCCCCCGTCCGCGACCGGTACAAGATCTTCATCATCGACGAAGCCCACATGGTCACCTCGGCCGGCTTCAACGCCCTGCTCAAGATCGTCGAAGAGCCGCCGGAACACATCAAGTTCATCTTCGCCACCACGGAGCCGGACAAGGTCATCGGCACCATCCGCTCCCGCACGCACCACTACCCGTTCCGCCTCGTGCCCCCCGAGCCGCTCATGGCGTACCTCGAGCTGCTCTGCACGCAGGAGAACGTTCCCGTGGCACCGGGTGTGCTCTCGCTCGTCATCCGCGCCGGCGGGGGTTCAGTGCGGGACTCGCTCTCTGTCCTGGACCAGCTCATGGCGGGCGCCGGACCCAACGGCCTGGACTACGAGCTCGCCGTCGCGCTGCTGGGCTACACCCATGCTTCCCTGCTCGATGACGTTGTGGAGGCCGTGGCAGCGTCCGACGCCGCTACCGTGTTCCGAGCAGTGGACCGGGTCATCCAGACCGGTCATGACCCGCGCCGGTTCGTGGAGGACCTGCTCGAGCGCTTCCGGGACCTGATCATCGTCCAGGCCATGCCGGAGAGCGCCCAGTCAATCCTCCGCGGTATGCCCGCCGACCAGATCGCGCGCCTGCAGAACCAGGCGCATAATCTGGGGGCGGCCGAGCTGTCCCGGGCTGCGGACGTCACCAACACCGCCCTGACCGAGATGACCGGTGCCACCTCGCCGCGGCTGCACCTGGAACTGCTGTGCGCCCGCATCCTGCTGCCGTCCTCCGAGCAGACCGAGCGCGGCATCGCCGCCCGGATCGACCGGGTGGAACGCCGCCTGAACTACGCCGGGAACGACGTCGGGGCTCCCGCCGCCCAGACCGCTCCCGCAGCGGCGTCTCCGGTTCCGGCAGCTGCATCTCCCGGACCTGCGGCTGCAGCCCCGGCGGCCACCGCACCTGCCGCTGCCCTTGAGCGCGATGCCGAACCGGCCCGGGAAACGCTCACTGCGCCGCGCGTCAACACCCGCGACTGGCCCGTCGACGAGGCCGCCGCGGTCAACCGGGGGGCTTCCGGGAAGGCCACGCCTCCCCCGGCGTCCGCGCCGGTGGATGCCTCCGGCGCAGCTCCCGTTGCCGCTTCCCCGTCTGCGCCGGCAGAACCTGCCCAGAACCTGCCGGCGCCCTCGGTGCCTGCGGCTGCGACCGCCGCGGCGCCTGGCTCAGGATCCGGGCCCGACGTCGAAGTCCTCCGCCGCGCGTGGCCGGAGATCCTGCAGACGCTGACCAAGATCAAGCGCAGCACGTGGGCCCTCGTCGAGCCAAATGCCCAGGTGGGCCACTTCGAAGACCATGTCCTGACGCTCGCCTTCACCACGTCCGGGCTTGCTGGTGCGTTCGGCCGGGCGGACCACTCCGAGAACCTGCGACAGGCGATCCACAAGACGATCGGCATCGAATGCCAGATCACTGCAGTGGCCAGCGGAAGCAACAGCGCAGCGAGCTCTGAGCCAAACCCAAAAGCACCCGCTAGCCGGGACGTTCCGGCCACGTCCACCGACGCTGACTGGGGCCTGCCCCCGGCTGCCCCGGCGCAAACGGAGCCGGAACGGACGGTGCAGGCTCCGTCCGCCGCCCCCGCCGTTCGGCCTGCGGCGGGCCAGGCCCCGACTACCCCGGACGAGCCCGTCCAGATCCCGGTATCGGCGCACGTCCCCGCAACTGCAGCCCCGGCGGAACCGCGGGCCACTTTTCCGGCAGACGCGGCTGAAAGCGAACAGCCGGGCGCCGCCCCGGACTCCGCCGGCTCGTATGCCCACCCCGACGACGACTGGGGACCTCCGCGCGACGAGGACGCTCCGCCGCTGGACGAGGAACCGCCCATGGACTGGGACCCCTCGGCACCCGCCCTCGCCCGGGCCGCCCAGCCGGCACCCGCATCTGACCGCACGAAGACCGCCGCCCCGGCGGGTTCCGGTGCTGCTGCCAAGAAGTCCCAGACACACACGCCGGCGCCCCAAGCTCCGGACACCGCCAACGACCCGTGGGCACGGGCCGTCGAGCAGGCCCCTGGCATCTGGACGATTGCCGCGGACTCCAACGTCGGAAGCTACCGGCCCGAGGAATCCATTACTCCCGACCCAACCCCGGAGCCTGAACCCCCGCACTACGAACCTGCCGCGGCCCAGGTCCCGCAGTACGCCGCGGCAGTATCGGCTTCCGCCACGTATGAGCCTGTCGCCTCCTCGTCGAACGGTTGGGGAGACTCATCTGAGTTGGTGCCGGCAGGCGCTGCAGCCGCTCCAGTCTCCGTGAGCGCTGCGGCGGTTGCTCCGACCGCCGGACCAGCAGCTGCACCGGTCACGGCCCCCGCGGCGCAACAGTCCAACGGCCGGCAAAGCCTGTATCAGCGGCTGTCCAACAGCCCCGAGGCGGAGGCTGGACGCGCCAAAGCTCCGGCCCGTGCTACCGCCACCACCACCTATGTCCAGGACATCCCCAGCGCGGACGACGAAACGATCGAGGAATCAGGCGTCTTCGGACGGGCCGCCGTCGAACGAATCCTGGGCGGAAAACTCGTGGAAGAGCGGTCGCTGGACGGAAGCCCGCTGCCGCCGCGCTTCTAGCCGCCCCGCCGGGCCCTCCGCCCGTCACCACCCCAACCGAACGAGGACAAAGTGTACGAAGGTGCAGTTCAAGAGTTGATTGACGAGCTCGGACGCCTTCCCGGCGTCGGGCCCAAGTCCGCCCAGCGGCTCGCCTTCCACATTCTCGAGGCCGACCCCCAGGATATGAAACGGCTCGCGGATGCCATCATCACGGTCAAGGAACGGGTGAAATTCTGCACGGTCTGCGGCAACGTCACCGAGCAGGAACTGTGCAATATCTGCCGTGACCCACGCCGGGATCCCTCGATCATCTGTGTCGTCGAAGAATCCAAGGACGTCCTCGCCGTGGAACGCACCCGCTCGTTCCGCGGCCGGTATCACGTGCTGGGCGGAGCCATTAATCCCATTGCGGGCATCGGCCCCGAGCAGCTCCGGATCCGTGAACTCCTCACCCGGCTCAACGACGGCGCCATCCAGGAAATCATCATCGCCACCGACCCCAATCTGGAGGGCGAGGCCACGGCCACCTACTTGGCGCGCATGCTCAAGTCGATTGGCATCGCTGTCACCCGTCTTGCTTCAGGCCTGCCCGTGGGAGGCGATCTCGAATACGCGGACGAGGTCACGCTGGGCCGCGCGTTCGAGGGCCGCCGCAACGCCCTGAGCTGATCGGAGACCGCCCCCGCCATGTCCTTACCTGCCCCGGTCCGCACCGAACGCCTGGTGCTGCGTCCGCTGGAAATCCACGACGCGGCGGCGGTCCTGCAGTTCCGCGGCGATCCCATGGCCACGCAGTATCTGTCCCATGAACCCCTGAGTCCTGCGGAGAACTTCGCCAGAATCCTTGGGCTGGTCGATGCCGCGGAATCGTCCAGCGTGGATTGGTTCAGCTTCGGCTGGGCCATAGAGCTCCGCGAGACGG
This DNA window, taken from Pseudarthrobacter sp. ATCC 49987, encodes the following:
- the recR gene encoding recombination mediator RecR, encoding MYEGAVQELIDELGRLPGVGPKSAQRLAFHILEADPQDMKRLADAIITVKERVKFCTVCGNVTEQELCNICRDPRRDPSIICVVEESKDVLAVERTRSFRGRYHVLGGAINPIAGIGPEQLRIRELLTRLNDGAIQEIIIATDPNLEGEATATYLARMLKSIGIAVTRLASGLPVGGDLEYADEVTLGRAFEGRRNALS
- a CDS encoding oxygenase MpaB family protein, which translates into the protein MRNLLREWQAELKQTFTGTRDTVPEWVPRLAEGDDPGYHLPGSAVWAVHGDMPTIVAGIRALLMQALHPAALAGVHDHSRFREDPLGRLAGTIRWIFTVSYGSTAAARAASDWVLRLHGSVRGEYVDGHGVTRSYAANDPELLRWVHIAFTDAFLSAHKIWGRPIPGGPNAYVREWAQAGELMGVESPPLSEEAMRRQLDHWYDAGELRSDDRVAETVAFIRNPPLHPVLRPGYRVLFAAAVASLEPKYRDLLGLRTARLGPIPLPVRLATKVTLGVVHLALGRMGPSEQAARDRLRRLGHQA
- a CDS encoding IS1249 family transposase, whose product is MTVRSNQPRCGVCAQKLVKNGSTSAGRTRWRCRSCGASSTQSRVDVTKRAEFTAFISWITGKQRQGAHAGSERTFRRRSAWCWNVAPAAARTGEIHPVIMLDGTYFNGWCVLVAYTGEHVIAWQWCDREKHASWAALLRQIPAPAVAVVDGHKGLESALREHWPETNVQRCLFHIRQNIRTHLTMRPKLDAGKELLALAKALTHVTDLDQAAAWSGAFASWEARWESFLKHRTYAKKTGARPSHIGPAQTWWYTHLGLRRARGSLAAAIKAGHLFTWLTSATEGQQIARTTSPLEGGINAGLKDLLRNHRGLSEDHATRAVDWYLYQHTESPQDPWDLVKPHHWQPQKKESKEVEEPIQPALYDTAFSFEDGNGIQQGWGGRNR
- a CDS encoding DNA polymerase III subunit gamma and tau; translation: MTVTTALYRRYRPDSFADVIGQEHVTEPLMTALRKNRVNHAYLFSGPRGCGKTTSARILARCLNCAEGPTDTPCGKCASCVELARGGSGSLDVIEIDAASHGGVDDARDLRERATYAPVRDRYKIFIIDEAHMVTSAGFNALLKIVEEPPEHIKFIFATTEPDKVIGTIRSRTHHYPFRLVPPEPLMAYLELLCTQENVPVAPGVLSLVIRAGGGSVRDSLSVLDQLMAGAGPNGLDYELAVALLGYTHASLLDDVVEAVAASDAATVFRAVDRVIQTGHDPRRFVEDLLERFRDLIIVQAMPESAQSILRGMPADQIARLQNQAHNLGAAELSRAADVTNTALTEMTGATSPRLHLELLCARILLPSSEQTERGIAARIDRVERRLNYAGNDVGAPAAQTAPAAASPVPAAASPGPAAAAPAATAPAAALERDAEPARETLTAPRVNTRDWPVDEAAAVNRGASGKATPPPASAPVDASGAAPVAASPSAPAEPAQNLPAPSVPAAATAAAPGSGSGPDVEVLRRAWPEILQTLTKIKRSTWALVEPNAQVGHFEDHVLTLAFTTSGLAGAFGRADHSENLRQAIHKTIGIECQITAVASGSNSAASSEPNPKAPASRDVPATSTDADWGLPPAAPAQTEPERTVQAPSAAPAVRPAAGQAPTTPDEPVQIPVSAHVPATAAPAEPRATFPADAAESEQPGAAPDSAGSYAHPDDDWGPPRDEDAPPLDEEPPMDWDPSAPALARAAQPAPASDRTKTAAPAGSGAAAKKSQTHTPAPQAPDTANDPWARAVEQAPGIWTIAADSNVGSYRPEESITPDPTPEPEPPHYEPAAAQVPQYAAAVSASATYEPVASSSNGWGDSSELVPAGAAAAPVSVSAAAVAPTAGPAAAPVTAPAAQQSNGRQSLYQRLSNSPEAEAGRAKAPARATATTTYVQDIPSADDETIEESGVFGRAAVERILGGKLVEERSLDGSPLPPRF